From the genome of Jaculus jaculus isolate mJacJac1 chromosome 17, mJacJac1.mat.Y.cur, whole genome shotgun sequence:
CAAAGGAGTGGCAGTAGAAGTGGGGCTGTGTACTTGGGAACATTCTGTAAAGCTGAGCAGGAGTGGGAGTTTCCCCAGGAAGAATGGCAGCAGGAAAAAAAGCAAGAGCAGCCGGGTGTGGAGGTGGACATCTTTAAtcccttgggtggcagaggtaagaggattgccatgagtttgaagccaccctgagactccatagtgaattccaggtcagcttgggccagagcgagaccctaccttgaaaaaccaaaaaggaagggGGACAAAAAGAGGCAAGAGCAGGAACGCCTGGCTTATGTTGCTTCCTTAGGCCCAGGCCTGGGCTCCTTGCAGGTAGGGCCAGTCCAGCCCCAATAACAGCGGCAGCTGAAGGACCCCCAAGCTCCGAAGCTGCCATCTGGCTGCAGGTGCAGAAAGGCTTCCATTTGTCCTGGGTCTTTCCGGGCACAGCGTCCGTGGCCGTGGCATTTTTGGTGACTGCAGGCCATTGCTGCTTTGGTCACATTAACCACATAGGGGCCTAACGTAGCCACCAGGTAATCATGGAGCCTCCAGCACTTCTTCTGAGAAGAGAAAGGATATGTCAGTGTTCCTGCTCCGTGGCCTTGGCATGGCCTGTATGACAGGCTGAAAGGGGACACTGATCACCTGAGAACTGGAGAAGCTCAAGTCACCCCAGAGCACCACGCCGGCTGCCCCCAGGGCTGCGCTCACACCAATGGTCTGCACCAGGTCATCCTAGAAGCAAAGCATTGCTAAGCCAGAGCTGGACTGACCAAATCCATGTAGGCCTAATTCCATCATCAAGAAACCCTAACTCACTTGATAGTCTTTGCTCACATTAAAAACAATttacagagctgggtgtggtggcacatgcattcagtcccagcacttgggaagcagaggcaggaggatcaccgtgggttcaaggccaccctgagattaattccaggtcagcctgaattgaAAgtgaggtgcttgactgcaaagccaaaagactcagattcgattccccaggacccacgtaagccacatgcacaaggggatgcatgcatctggagttcatttgcagtggctagaggccctggcgtgcccattctctctctctttctacctgcctatttctgtgtctctcactcaaataaataaaatgtttctaaaatttattttttaccaaAGAGATGCAATTCATTATGCTAAAGTATTACAAAATATACATTGTTttataaacagaagaaaaaaagaaaccttgatACACTGCCATGATCTGATTCTGCTTCTAGAatgggacttttttttccccatagagCAGAGCCTCTGACTTCTCAGGACCTCCATTCAGAGAATAACTCCCCTCAGACCTAGCCCAAAAGGGTACATCCTGCCATACCCCTTCAGATCTCTGGGCACAAAGCCCTCCCTCTCTGGGTAGATGCTCCAGAATAGGGTCTTCCCCTATAAATCTCTAGATCAAGAGCCTCCTTCATGGgctgagatagctcagtggggtAAAGTGcccaagtatgaagacctgagttggcATCCGTGGCACCCATTAAAAACAAAGAcacaccaggtgtggtagcacacacctttaatcccagcactcaggaggcagaggtagcaggatcgccgtgagttcgaggccaccctgagagaacctagtgaattccagatcagcctgggccaaagtgagaccctacctcgaaaaccacaaCCAAAAAACCACGAAGACACCTGATGACGGACCATGGCTCCTGTATGCACAACACCCTTTAAGTTCCCCACGGAAGGCCTTCTCAGACCCTCCTAGGACAGGGCCATGTTTCTCCATTCAGATCCCTGGACCTCAGCTTCAAATTACCTGAGACAGGAACTCCCCAGAGCTCCGGTGTGTGAGGCGAGCATAGGCCAGAACAGGCAGGGGATGCGCACGCCCCGCGAGGGCCACGCGAAAGGCCTCCTCCAGGCGGTATCGAACAAAGGCCTGGCGGTAGACCGCTGGCAATCTGGATGGGAGGTAGATGCTAGGGAAGAGAGCACTGGAGGCGGCCCAGAGCCAATGCAGCTGTGTGTTGCGGGCAAGGGTGGCAGCATGGCAGCGGCCCGTGTAATTGGCAGCCATATTGTGCCAGCCATTGCCACAGGCTGGGTAGCGATAGAAGCCCCAGAGCCCATAGGGCCGCAGTGTTTGGCCCAGTTTCAGTGTGTCTTCCATCAGTGCTCGGGCTGCGCGCTCAAAGCCAGCACAGGCCTTACGTAGCTGCTCTTGAGGGTCCAAGTTGGGAAATAACTGCTGTGCCCAAGCCCAGGAAGCTGCCTGGTAGGCCTGGCGACGGGGGCCACAGTTCCCAGCCCAGAGTGGATACCACTCCTCCCAGTCTAGCACTGCCAGGCCAGTGAAACTGGATCTCAGGCTTTGGCGGATCTGGTGGGCAGCCTTTGCCAGGTGATGGTCTAGGGACACAGCCTGAGGGATGCCCCCATTGTGAGCTGTGCCCCTGGGCCCGAAGTAGGGATAGAGGCCAAACTGGTTCTTGTAGAAGATGCTGATGTTCTGGCCATGGAAACGCTGGCCATGGTTAGCAATGATGCCCAGGGCATTGAGTGGTAGGTGCACGCCAAAGTGGGCCTTACAGCGTGCCGAGGGTATGTTCCACAGCACAGAAAAGGGGCGTCCGAGAGCCTGCAGCAAGGGCTGGCCACGTACCAGGCACAAGGCCACCCCCACCACTAGGCCTGGGCCTAGCTGCATGGTCCTGCCACCAAGATGGAAACCTGCAGGAGAGAGGGGGGCACAAGCTTAGAGCCACAGCCAAGACCATGCCTTCCTCACAGCAGGTTGTTTCCCTAGCTATTCCCCACGAGCCGGAGGGTACCACAGGCCTCAGAGAAGTCATTCTCCAATGTGGCCTGGGCTGCTCCCCTGTAAGTGTTCTCCAGCTGTCAAGTCCCCCCCATGTCCGCTGAGGTTTCCCCCACCCACAGCTGTCACAAGACACCCCCCCTTCCTTCTCCCAGCCATCTTGTTCTCTGCTCCAAGACGACTTAGCTCTTGCTTCAATATCCTGGCTTCTTACTCAAGCCTTGAGGTTTCTGCTGTGACATCACTTCTAGGTCTCGTGTATCCCCAGGGGAGGACATTTGGGCTGCTGAAGCCTCTGTACTTCCCTGTCCTATAGGTCCAGTATACCTACCTGCTTAATGCTTCCATGCCTGTGCCTAGCCCAGGGCTGGtgctcaatgaatagtaatgacTGAAAAGGGAAGGGAACAGTCCCTTCCACCCTTCAACCCCCACCATCTGACAGGGTGGGAAGATCAAAAGACAGGTATCACTGGCCCCAGGGCCAATTTGGATCTTGAGGCTTCTGCAGGGGATAGTGGCCTTGAGAAgtgaaagggaaggggagggggttAACAAATAAACCATCACTGCTGCACCCAAATGAAAGCCTTTATTCAGGCACACTCACAGCTCCAAGCCAGAGCTTGGAAGCCACCTCCTGGCCCATTGGCACCCGGGAAACATGCCCAGACTAACGCTGCCCCCAGGAGCTAGGAGCAAAGGTATAACCAGTGGGCTGAGGCTGGTACTGTCCTGAGCAATCCACTGTTCCAACAGGGCAGTTCTTAGTCCTGCAAGGCCTTCAAATGTCTTTCTCCATCCAGAATATGGGGCACCCCTTCAGGTCTTGATATTGTGTCTCTAGCGAGCTTTGAGGAAGGGGCCCTGGTGGAGGTGGGGGTAAGGTGGTCAGAGACTGTGGTAGGGGAGGAGGTGGTGGCAATGGGAACCCCTTAGGGCCCTTTGGGAAAGCTTGGGCAGTCAGGTTAGGGGCTTTGCCGGGTGGCCGGGGGAAGGGAGCCTTAGAGAATGCACGAAGCAGAGTGGAGGGCAGCCGTTGGCTGGTGAAGGCCAACCCCTGCACAGGTTCACCCAGGTGGTAGCCCAGGTGGGCATAGAAGTGCATCTGGTCATGAGTGGTGAGGTGCAGCCGGCGGAAACCCTGAGCCCGAGCAAAGATCTCCAGGCCTTCCATGAGGCGTCGGCCAAAGCCACGACCCCTTAGGGCCCGGGCCACCACCACGGTCTCCACTAAGAGGCTGTGGGGCTGGTCCAGTACTCGTGACAGGCGCGCGTGGCCCACCACGATGGGGGCTGCTCCAGATGTGGGCCGGGGGCTCAGAAGCATGAGGCACGTCGGGAAGGCATCTGAAGACTGGCCCAGGGAATGGAGACGGGAGGCACGGCTACGGGGCCACTGGTCATTGATGAGGTCAGCGCAAGCGCTCAGGAGCTCAGGTCGGCAGTGCACAGGCTCTAGGGTCAACTGAGCCAGGTCAAGGGACGGCGTCTCCTCTGCCTGGTGTTCAGGATCTGGGGTAAGTTTAGCTGAGCCAGGACTGAGAGTCATCTCTGGCCGATGTGTAGGATCCAAGGTTAGCTTGGTCAGGTTGAATTGCACGGTCCACTCAGGCTGGCATGCAGGATCCAAAGTCAGCTTCGTAGGGCTGGTGCTCAGGATCAGCTCCATCCGGTGCGCAGGGTCTAGGGTAAGGGGTAAGCTTGGCTGGGCCAGGGCTCAGTGTCAGCTCTTGCATACAGGTAGAATCCAGGCTCAGCAGCAGTATCCAAGATCACCTCCTGTTAGGTTGCAGGCAGCTCAGTGCCAGGCTGGAGATTAAGGCCACAGTCCCCAAGGCAATGGCATCTCCTCACACAACAGATCTCCTCCTATGGATAACAGCCATGCTGGGCTGTGTCAGGAAGCCAGGTGGGACAGGGAATGACTGATGAGTGTGAAGTGGCCATACATCCTAGAACTGGGAGTGGTAGACCCACTTGCACCTGATGGTACAGGGGACCTGGAAGAAACCCATCCCCTAACACTTGGGGAGAAAATCAAGTAGAAAGCAGGGTTGAGTGGATCCAGGTGGAGACTGAGGGTGAGGGTGTGTGCTAAAGGCAGGAGCAGAACCCAGGAGTTCTGGCTTACCTGCTCTGGCTATAAACTTATCCTCCTCAGCAgggcacagtggcgcacacctttaatcctagcacttgggaggcagaggtaggaggctcatggtgagttcaaggccaccctgagaactacataatgaactccaggtcagcctgggctagagaaaaaccctaccttgaaaaacaaacaaaataaaaaaacaaaactgtatccTCCTCAAGACCTCACTGTGCCAGGCCTGCCAATGTAGCAAATTTGCTGGGCATCTTGTATTCGTTCAAGACATGGTCTCAATGTgtagctcaagttggccttgaactgtcaatcctacctcaaccttccccCCAAGTGCTGAGGGCACCAGCGTCAGCCACCATGCCTAACAGTTCCACTTATCTCAAGCAGTAGTCCACTACTATGGCTGATTAGCCAAACGACAAGTACCAACCAAACTTCACTTCTGCTTGCACTCCCCTGAGGCTCTCTTCTGAAGAAAGACGGTCCCCTGTCCTGTCCTTCGCCCTACATTGCAGCTCCCCTCCAGCTCTGGCCTTTTCAGCTATCTGAATCATGGCCCCTGCCTAGCTGATCCTGGGACTCCACGCATTCACCCATAAGACTCATCTTCCCCTTCCTCTAGGGCACAGAGGGACACTTCGGGCATGGATGTGACTGTCCCCACAGACAGCACCCCAGCAGTATCAGCCCTGGGCCTTGTCTCAGTCACGCAGCATGTTGTTTCTGCAAGCCTGCTTGCCTCTGGCCTGATAAGGACCACAGCTTCCTTCCTATATCCACGGGAGCCCAACGGCCACCAAGTTGGTGGCCCAGACCTCCCAGATCCAAACCCCATTGTTTGCCCACCTAATTCCAGGTTCTGTTGTCAGAACGGTCTATACTGAGGTGGGGGGAAGGGGTTCTTACAGTGAGTAGGCTTCTGAGTCCCCCAACTCCTCTAAACACCTCCTCCGAAAAGTTCCTTCTGACAACATCTCCCAGCCCTCCTTGAACTTGAAGACAATTCAACGCTAATTAGGAACAGGCCGCTCCCTCTTCCCGCGCGGTATTCTACGCACCGGGCTCTCAGCCCCTCACCTGCACCTGcaccggcagcagcagcagcacccctGGGTCAGGATAGAGGAAGCCCCGGGGTCCGCCCCTAGTCTAGAGCCCCAGGATGTCCTAAGCGGGCTTAACCCCTTCAGTGCTGGCCCCCACCACCTGTGGAAGGAGCGGGGCCACCGGTCTTCAGAAAGGGTCCCCCACAGTCTCCGCAGTGCCTCGATTTCCCCAACTCCCGTGGGTCACAGGCCACGGAGTTTTTATGGgtgggttgtgggggggggggaaggcttcAAAGGCTTGGCTACGGGAGGGTGTGTGGCTCGGCAAGCCCTGGGAGGAACCGGCCGATAGATAGCGGGAGGGCGATGGGCGGGCAGCgtgcggggagggaggggagtaCTGACATGTCGGCGCCGAGCTCCCGAGTTCCTCTCGTCGTCGCTGCGCACGGCTGGGCTGGCTCGCGGCGCTCGGGCTCCGACTCCCCGCGTCCGACGGACCCTGACCCCCAGCGGCGAGGCGGACGAACGGCAGCCGTCGCAGCTCCCAGCGCACCTCGTCGTCCAGGGGCTCCCCGGGCCCGAACGCGGTCGCCggggccccgcccccgccccccccccccccggttccGCGCGTCACCGCACCGAAGCGGCGCGGGCTCGAACTCTCGGCGGGCGCGGCTCCGGCCGCCTCCCTCCCGCGCTAGGGCTGCCTGCGCCTCCTTCCattcctcttcccccccccccccccactcacccTTCCCTCGCCACCGCCTAGGTCCCGCCTCGATTGCTCCGTGCTGGGGCCCAAGCCCCCTGCTCCGGGCATCACAGCTGCAAGAGCAGCCCAGGCCCCTCCTCCCGCCGGCTCCGCCTCCACCTCGCCACGCCCCCAGGTGCTGACGGTTCGCGTCCCCGTGGCGTCTGGACTCCCAAGTGCGTCTTGGAAAGCTCAAATCAGGTAGAATTTCCTCCTGATCCTGCGATGCAGGCGCCTTCAGACAAGCATCGCACGTGGATGAAAGAGAAGAGACCTTCTCTGTGCCCCTCTGCATCTCGGGGTCTGTCCTTTTTAGACGCTCAGTAAACAGCTCAGCAAATCACGACAGCTTTGTTTGCTGAGTTAAACAGTGCTAGGTGTCTCCTCTCAGCGGATTCAGGGATCCTGTAGAGGGTGGTGTAGAGagctccaccacacacacagtagGTGTGCAAGGGCTCTAGCTTTACATCCAGATAGCCTCGGTTTCAATGTGCCTGTCTCCTCTTGCTGTGGGAACTTGGACAAAAACAATactcttgagccaggtgtggtggcacgcacctttaatcccagcactcaggaggcagaggtaggaggatcgccgtgagttcgaggccaccctgagactacatagtgaattccaggtcagcctgagctacagtgagaccctacctccgagaaaaaaaaaaaaaaaaaaaaagtactcactCTTGAGCTAGGCgtgtggcatgcgcctttaatcccagcactcaagaggcagaggtaggaatcactagagagtttgaggccatcctgagactacatagtgaagtccaggcctgagctagagtgagactctacctcaaaaaaaaaaaagaaaaaaagaaaaaaaaaaaagaaaagtactctCACTGTGAGTACCTCAATTTCTTATCACTTCACTGGGAAAACCGAATGAGCTGGCCACTTAATATGCTTAGGACGGGGCACACATGGTGATTGCTAGCTAGTTAGACCCATATGGGCATAGAGTTGATAGTGTCTTCTAACTCATGTGACACTCCCAGTCTTGGACTCTGCGAGTGTGTGCATATGACCATGACAGTAGCTGAGTGTACTCCTGACTGACTGTAAGTTGCACACCTGTGGCTGTATTTGAGGAAGCCACGGACAGGCCCGGAGTGTGAGGCATTCACTGTGCATAGCCAATCCCTATACTCTCTGCTGCTCACACCACTTTCCACTCCAGCCCTGATAGCAGCGACATTTGAATTTCAAAGCCATCTGTTTCTGATCCTCAAGTGACAGGGCACCCTTCAGGCTCAGTGGCCTGCCACCAGGTGCGACACGGATGGAGAAACTGGCAGGGTTGAGGATGAGGAGGGCTTCAGGGTGGCTGGGACGGCGGGCACAGTGGCCATGGCTGGAGCACAGGATTTTACTGCAGAGACGAGCCCCGCTGGTCACATTCAGGATAAAGGGACCCAGTGTGGAATCCGTATACTCCTTGATGGCCTGACAGGATTCCTGGGTGGGAAGGAGAGTGTCGGGGAAACCACAGCCATGCATGGGCCCTCCTGGGCCATTGAGGTCCTTACTTAGCTGCTGGCTAGTCAGGACGTCAGGGGTAGAAAGGGCTGGCCGGGCTCTCCCCCATCCCTACTCCTGTTCGGTCCTGAACTCACCTTGGTCTGTGTTTGTTCCCAGCTCACCCAGAGCACCACTCCTGCTGCTCCCAGGGCTGCGCTCTCCCCCAGGCTGTGCTCCAGCTCCTCCTGAGAAGCAGACGTCATACCCCTGTGAGACCTCCCTTCCTGCACAGCCCACTGCTGTGACATCACTGGATGGAACAAAATCGTCTGTAACCTTCAAACGAGGCTGCTCTAGCCCTGGTGGCCAGAGGCAAGCCTATCCCCGTCTTTGGCCTATTCAGCCATGTGGacagaactattttttttctagtaaatGCCAAGTCATCTGTGCTTAGCACAGAACTTGGCACAAAGTAGATGTTCAATATATGTGAAAGTAAATATGACAAAAGGCTaagggggtgtggctcagtggaagagcactcgTCTAGGAtgcacaagggcctgagtttgatccccagcaacacatacacacacacataaaagggctggagagatggctcagatgtcagagtgtttgtctgcaaagcatagggaccccagtacccacataaaggtaaaggcagatgcacaaagtggcacatgtgtctggaatttgtttgtagtaactCTAGAGGtcatgatgcacccattctctctctctttctctatctacctctctctctcttaaaaaaaatggctgagggctggagagatggcgtagcggttaagcgcttgcctgtgaagcctaaggaccccggttcgaggctcggttccccaggtcccacgttagccagatgcacaagggggcgcacgcatctggagttcgtttgcagaggctggaagccctggcgcgcccattctctctctctccctctgtctttctctctgtgtctgtcgctctcaaataaataaataaaaatttaaaaaaaaatggctgaaaaggagacataaagggtagagaaaggaagggaagaggatacttaataggttgatactgtatatatgtaattacaatgattgtaatgggtaggtaatatgatggagaatggaatttcaaatgggaaagtgtgggggtggggagggagggaattaccatgggatatattttataatcatggaaaatgttaataaaaatttttaaaaaattaaataaataaataaataaataaatggctgaaggtcaggcatggtggtacacacttttaatcccagaacttgggaggcagagagaggaagatttccatgagttcaagaccatcctgaggctacatagtgaattccaggtcagcctgggccagagtgagaccctacctcaaaaaaaaaaaaaaaaaaaaaaaagaagaagaagccagaaGCTGGgtacgggggctggagagatggcttagtggttaagtgcttgcctgtgaagtttacagaccctggttcaagtctcagttccccaggatccatgtaaaccagatgcacaatctggcacatgcatctggagttcatttgtagtggctggaggccttggcgtgcccattctctctctctctctctctctctctctgcctctttttctctgtgtctgcctgtcgctctcaaataaataaataaaaataaacaaaaaaaattaaagaaagctgggtatggtggcacacagcactcaggaggcagaggtaggaggattgccatgagttcgaggccaccgtgagactccatagtgattccaggtcagtgtgggctagagtgagaccctacctcaaaaaaacaaaacaaaacaaaacaaaaaaacaaagaaagctggGTAtgtatagtggtgcacgcctttaatcccagctctcaggaggcagaggtcagaggattgctgtgagtttgaggccaccctgagactacagagtaaattacaagtcagcctgaactacagcaagaacctacctctaaaacaccaaacaagggctggacagatggcttagtggttaaggtgcttgcctgcaaagcctaaggacccatgtttgactttctagatcccaggtaagccaaaagcacaaggtgatgcaagcatgcaaggtcgcacatacgcacaagatagcacatgtgtctggagttcaattgcagtggttagcatgctgattctctctctctcacataaaaaaatgttttaagccgggcgtggtggtgcacgcctttaatcccagcactcgggaggcagaggtaggaggatcaccgtgagttcaaggctaccctgagactacagagttaattccaggtcagcctggaccagagtgagaccctaccttgaaaaaccaaaaaaaaatatatatatattttaaaagccgggcacaatcccagtactcgggaggcagagataggaggatcactgtgaattcaaggccaccctgagactacatagtgaattccaggtcagcctggactaaagtgagaccctacctcaaaaaaccaaaaaaaaaaaaaaaaaaaaaagctaggcttttttttttttaagagatggcttagcagttaaggtgcttgcctgcaaagcctaaggactcatattcagctttccaggtcccatgtaagccagacacaccatgATGCAAGTGGgccaggttgcacatgcatacaagggagtgcacatgtctggagtccacCTGCAGTATggggaggccctgctgtgccaattctctctccctccctctctctcactctcatattaaaaaaaaaaaaaaaaaaagaagggctggagagatggcttagcagttaaggcatttgccttccagatctaaggacccaggttcaattctccagtacccatgtaagtcagctgcacaagggggccacgcgtctggagttcctttgcagtggctgcaagccctagcactcccattctctctatcttcttctttctctctctaaataaataaatgaataattaattgaaaaaaagaaaagaaaagaaaaggcaagctgggcatagtgatacacgactttaatcccagcacttgggatgcagaggtaagagggtcaccatgagttcaagaccaccctgagactacacacagtcatagtgaattccaggtcagcctgagctagattgagaccctacctcaggaaaaaaaaaatgtgccctcAAGGCTGTGTGGTCTCAGTGGTTGGGCCTATTGCTATATCTCTTAACAAGGAAAGCTGACAAAACGAACGACATTCACAAAAGACTCACCAGGGGCAGAAGATCATTTGTCATCTCATAGAAGATCTGGACATAAGGCAGCACTGGCAAACTAGGGGCCCTGGCCTTCTTGGCCACTCGGAACGCCTCAAGCACGCGGTGCCTCACGAACATCTGTGCCTTCCCGGTACCCTTCAGTGCTGCAGGCAAGTAGATACTAGGGTAGAGGGCACGGCTGTGGTTCCAC
Proteins encoded in this window:
- the Hyal3 gene encoding hyaluronidase-3 isoform X1, yielding MQRGTEKVSSLSSTCDACLKAPASQDQEEILPDLSFPRRTWESRRHGDANRQHLGAWRGGGGAGGRRGLGCSCSCDARSRGLGPQHGAIEAGPRRWRGKGFHLGGRTMQLGPGLVVGVALCLVRGQPLLQALGRPFSVLWNIPSARCKAHFGVHLPLNALGIIANHGQRFHGQNISIFYKNQFGLYPYFGPRGTAHNGGIPQAVSLDHHLAKAAHQIRQSLRSSFTGLAVLDWEEWYPLWAGNCGPRRQAYQAASWAWAQQLFPNLDPQEQLRKACAGFERAARALMEDTLKLGQTLRPYGLWGFYRYPACGNGWHNMAANYTGRCHAATLARNTQLHWLWAASSALFPSIYLPSRLPAVYRQAFVRYRLEEAFRVALAGRAHPLPVLAYARLTHRSSGEFLSQDDLVQTIGVSAALGAAGVVLWGDLSFSSSQKKCWRLHDYLVATLGPYVVNVTKAAMACSHQKCHGHGRCARKDPGQMEAFLHLQPDGSFGAWGSFSCRCYWGWTGPTCKEPRPGPKEAT
- the Naa80 gene encoding N-alpha-acetyltransferase 80 — its product is MELILSTSPTKLTLDPACQPEWTVQFNLTKLTLDPTHRPEMTLSPGSAKLTPDPEHQAEETPSLDLAQLTLEPVHCRPELLSACADLINDQWPRSRASRLHSLGQSSDAFPTCLMLLSPRPTSGAAPIVVGHARLSRVLDQPHSLLVETVVVARALRGRGFGRRLMEGLEIFARAQGFRRLHLTTHDQMHFYAHLGYHLGEPVQGLAFTSQRLPSTLLRAFSKAPFPRPPGKAPNLTAQAFPKGPKGFPLPPPPPLPQSLTTLPPPPPGPLPQSSLETQYQDLKGCPIFWMEKDI
- the Hyal3 gene encoding hyaluronidase-3 isoform X2; its protein translation is MQRGTEKVSSLSSTCDACLKAPASQDQEEILPDLSFPRRTWESRRHGDANRQHLGAWRGGGGAGGRRGLGCSCSCDARSRGLGPQHGAIEAGPRRWRGKGFHLGGRTMQLGPGLVVGVALCLVRGQPLLQALGRPFSVLWNIPSARCKAHFGVHLPLNALGIIANHGQRFHGQNISIFYKNQFGLYPYFGPRGTAHNGGIPQAVSLDHHLAKAAHQIRQSLRSSFTGLAVLDWEEWYPLWAGNCGPRRQAYQAASWAWAQQLFPNLDPQEQLRKACAGFERAARALMEDTLKLGQTLRPYGLWGFYRYPACGNGWHNMAANYTGRCHAATLARNTQLHWLWAASSALFPSIYLPSRLPAVYRQAFVRYRLEEAFRVALAGRAHPLPVLAYARLTHRSSGEFLSQDDLVQTIGVSAALGAAGVVLWGDLSFSSSQKCWRLHDYLVATLGPYVVNVTKAAMACSHQKCHGHGRCARKDPGQMEAFLHLQPDGSFGAWGSFSCRCYWGWTGPTCKEPRPGPKEAT